A genomic region of Gopherus evgoodei ecotype Sinaloan lineage unplaced genomic scaffold, rGopEvg1_v1.p scaffold_336_arrow_ctg1, whole genome shotgun sequence contains the following coding sequences:
- the LOC115641001 gene encoding hydroxyproline dehydrogenase-like, producing the protein MEELGIARDRGAVCFGQLLGMCDHVSLALGQAGYAVYKSVPYGAVEEVLPYLVRRAQENQSVLQGIRRERDLLRRELWRRLLRRP; encoded by the exons ATGGAGGAGCTGGGCATTGCCAGGGACAGAGGGGCCGTCTGCTTTGGGCAGCTGCTGGGCATGTGTGACCACGTCTCCCTGGCCTTGG GCCAGGCGGGCTACGCCGTCTACAAGTCGGTGCCGTACGGGGCGGTGGAGGAGGTGCTGCCCTACCTGGTGCGCCGGGCCCAGGAGAACCAGAGCGTCCTGCAGGGCATCCGCCGCGAGCGGGACCTGCTCCGCCGCGAGCTGTGGAGACGCCTGCTGCGCCGTCCCtga